The genomic window CCCAGCGCTCCAGGTTCACCGTCACCTCGTGCAGCGACTCGTCGATGCGGCGCGTGAGCTCGCGCACCGCGTCGCGGTCGTCCGGCGACGTCCCCGCCAGGTCGTCCCACGCCACCGCGTCGCCGACCACGGCGACGGCGTCGGAGCGGAAGGTCTCCTTGGCGCGGAAGGAGAGGCCCACGGGGACGAGGGGGAAGGCGCCGCCCGTCCGCAGCGCCGCGCCCAGGGCGATGCGCGCGGCGCCGGTCTTCAGCGGGACGAGCGACGGCTCGCTGTGGCTGGTCCCCTCGGGGAAGATGCCGACCGCGGCGCCCTCCGCCAGCGCGGCCCAGACGGCGCGGAAAGTGTCGTCGTTCTGCGCCGTCGGGCCCACCTGCGCCTGGTCCTGCTGGCGGTAGACGGGGATCGCCCCCGCGCCCTTCGTCAGCCAGCCGATCACCGCCATGTCGAAGAGCGGCGCCTTGGCCAGGAAGCGCACCGGCCGGCGGGCGACGGCGACGACCATCCCCGGGTCCAGCAGCGAGTTGGGATGGTTGGCGACCAGCAGCACCGGCCCGCGCCGCGGCACCCGCTCGCCCGAGATGGTGAGCCGGTAGAACAGCTTCAGCGCGTTCCGGGAGAAGGAGGAGAAGATCGGGAGGAGCCACACGGGCGGGATGCGGGCGGGAGATGGCAGGATCGCGGCTGACACGGCCCGGTCTGGACCGCCGGGTTAGATTCTACGGATGGAAGCGACCCAGAGGAACCCCGCCCCCCGCGGCCGCGCCGCGCGCCCGTTCACGCCCACGCCCTTCCGCCCGGCGCGCTGGCTCCCCGGCCCGCACGCGCAGACCGTGGCGGGGCGCTATCTCCGCCCGCGCACCGGCGTGGAATACCGCCGCGAGCGCATCGACACGCCGGACGGCGACTTCCTGGACCTGGACTGGGCCACCGTCCCCGGCCGCCCCGCGCCGGCTAGGGACGCGCCGCTCGTCGCCGTGGTGCACGGGCTGGAGGGGAGCGCCCAGTCCCTCTACGTGCTGGAGACCTGCCGCAAGCTGTGGGACCGCGGCATCCGCTCCGTGGCGATGAACTTCCGCTCGTGCAGCGGCGAGCCCAACCGCCTCCCGCGCTTCTACCACGCCGGCGACACGGGCGACATCGCCCACGTGCTGGAGCTGATGGCGGCGCGGAACCCGGGCGTGCCGCTGGGCGCCGTCGGGTTCTCGCTGGGCGCCAACGTGCTGCTGAAGTACCTGGGCGAGCGCGGGGGGGATGCGGGGGTCCGCGCCGCCGCCGCCATCTCCATCCCCTTCGACCTGGGCGCGGGGGCCGACGGGCTGAACCGCACGCGGATGGGGAGGCTGTACACGCGCGCCTTCATCCGCCCGCTGCAGGCCAAGTACCGCCAGAAGCGCGGGCTGATCGGCGGCGCGGTGGACGAGCGGCGGGC from Longimicrobium sp. includes these protein-coding regions:
- a CDS encoding YheT family hydrolase — its product is MEATQRNPAPRGRAARPFTPTPFRPARWLPGPHAQTVAGRYLRPRTGVEYRRERIDTPDGDFLDLDWATVPGRPAPARDAPLVAVVHGLEGSAQSLYVLETCRKLWDRGIRSVAMNFRSCSGEPNRLPRFYHAGDTGDIAHVLELMAARNPGVPLGAVGFSLGANVLLKYLGERGGDAGVRAAAAISIPFDLGAGADGLNRTRMGRLYTRAFIRPLQAKYRQKRGLIGGAVDERRAFGARSFREFDDAVTARLHGFRDVDDYYGRSSSAQFLPRVAVPTLLVHAADDPFVPAEAIPHAAIAANPSLVAAMTEHGGHVGFIAGTPWAPEFWAEAEAARFLAGELKC
- a CDS encoding lysophospholipid acyltransferase family protein; protein product: MSAAILPSPARIPPVWLLPIFSSFSRNALKLFYRLTISGERVPRRGPVLLVANHPNSLLDPGMVVAVARRPVRFLAKAPLFDMAVIGWLTKGAGAIPVYRQQDQAQVGPTAQNDDTFRAVWAALAEGAAVGIFPEGTSHSEPSLVPLKTGAARIALGAALRTGGAFPLVPVGLSFRAKETFRSDAVAVVGDAVAWDDLAGTSPDDRDAVRELTRRIDESLHEVTVNLERWDDRPLVEMAEAVYAAELPVEAAADARVARQVEAAEGLARVRAEGRPEWRRVARDVAAHGRVLRVLGLTPAELKASPRADAAIGWTGRQIAFFGLGAPVAALGILVYWIPYRLTGILERRQVEYRDVRATFKLLVGGLFHLLWTIAVATVVGWRFGWVAGLCTLFALPLAGFVALRVTEGWAEATAQARRFFLRTRRRAELDELRARQADLARRLHTLWEEVRV